A region of the Myxococcus stipitatus DSM 14675 genome:
CTCCAGCGATGGCGCGCGGGTGAGAGACCGCGCCCCACGTCAGGTGACTGTCGGAGGGCGGGTTATAACCGTTCCCGCCGGGACGCTGGATTTCTTCCGCACCCCCGTATCCCAGCCTTCGCGCACGGAGGCATAAGCCTGGGCTTATGTGTCACCCAGGGTGGGGCTGCTGCCAGCCCGCCATGCGACGGCGCGTCCGCCTTCTGACGTTGGCGGGCACGATGGGCTCGGGCACGCTACTCGCTCTGCCATGGATGAGCTCGTCAGTGGATTGTTGAAGACGTCGGATATCCGGGTGGTGCTGGCCCTCACCACGGACTTGTCCCGTGAGGCCCGGGCCACCCACAAGACGGCCCCCGCCGCCGCGGGCCTGCTGGCCCAGTCCCTCACCGCCGCGGCCCTCCTGGCCTCCCTCCAGAAGGGGGAGGCGTCCCGCGTGAATCTGCAGGTGGAGTGCGACGGGCCGCTCAGGGGCCTCTTCGTGGACGGCGACACGACCGGCCTGGTGCGCGGCTACGTGAAGAACACCCTCGTGGAGTACGTGGGCGCCGACGACCAGTACCACTGGCGGCCCGTGCTGGGGAACAAGGGCTTCCTCTCCGTGCTGCGCGACCTGGGGGGCGGCGAGCACTACCGCTCTTCCGTGGAGCTGGAGCGCTTCGACCTCGCCGGAGACCTGGAGCGCTACTTCCACCAGTCGGATCAGCTCCCCTCGCACGTGCTGCTCCTGCAACTGCCCGCCCAGTCCGAGGGCAAGACGGAG
Encoded here:
- a CDS encoding Hsp33 family molecular chaperone HslO; protein product: MDELVSGLLKTSDIRVVLALTTDLSREARATHKTAPAAAGLLAQSLTAAALLASLQKGEASRVNLQVECDGPLRGLFVDGDTTGLVRGYVKNTLVEYVGADDQYHWRPVLGNKGFLSVLRDLGGGEHYRSSVELERFDLAGDLERYFHQSDQLPSHVLLLQLPAQSEGKTEPLGIVAGVLVQPLPGADMEAFQALGERLHREAASVLQAHASSGASAVLRALIPDSDFEVMSRYPLRFGCSCSKDRVKRALLAMGREELQDVLEKEGQAEATCQFCTTRYVIPGDEIRSMLESGTV